One part of the Oncorhynchus clarkii lewisi isolate Uvic-CL-2024 chromosome 7, UVic_Ocla_1.0, whole genome shotgun sequence genome encodes these proteins:
- the LOC139413491 gene encoding microfibrillar-associated protein 2-like, giving the protein MRVLLLLSMPVLLLAQPPLYQEPFPFLEDYDPDYFPENPDTDVQQQVLLHGPRPFPEPERPRPSEPETEPTEPGPLDCREEQYPCTRLYSIHKPCKQCLNSLCFYSLRRVYVINKEVCVRTVCAHEELLRADMCRDQFSRCGVAAVSGQCGSLGSSCGKSCGGC; this is encoded by the exons ATGAGAGTCCTCCTACTGCTCTCCATGCCAG TCCTTCTGCTAGCCCAGCCCCCACTCTACCAAGAACCCTTTCCTTTCCTGG AGGACTATGACCCTGATTATTTTCCTG agAATCCTGACACGGATGTCCAGCAGCAGGTCTTGTTACATGGTCCTCGACCATTCCCTGAGCCAGAACGTCCTCGTCCATCTG agccagagacagagcccACAGAACCTGGCCCCCTAG aTTGCCGAGAAGAGCAGTACCCCTGCACCAGACTCTACTCTATTCACAAGCCATGCAAACAGTGTCTGAATAGCctctgtttctacag CTTGCGAAGGGTGTATGTGATCAACAAGGAGGTGTGTGTCAGGACCGTGTGTGCGCATGAAGAGCTGCTAAGAG ctgacATGTGCCGTGACCAGTTCTCTCGGTGTGGTGTAGCGGCGGTGAGTGGCCAGTGTGGGTCACTGGGGAGCAGCTGTGGGAAGAGCTGTGGAGGCTGTTGA